From Halichoerus grypus chromosome 6, mHalGry1.hap1.1, whole genome shotgun sequence, one genomic window encodes:
- the DESI1 gene encoding desumoylating isopeptidase 1, with the protein MEPPNLYPVKLYVYDLSKGLARRLSPIMLGKQLEGIWHTSIVVHKDEFYFGSGGISSCPPGGTLLGPPDSVVDVGSTEVTEELFQEYLSSLGESLFRREAYNVFENNCNTFTNEVAQFLTGRKIPSYITDLPSEILSTPFGQALRPFLDPVQIQPPGGSPVGRPNGQS; encoded by the exons ATGGAGCCGCCGAATCTCTATCCGGTGAAGCTCTACGTGTACGACCTGTCCAAGGGCCTGGCCCGGCGGCTCAGCCCCATCATGCTgg GGAAACAACTGGAAGGCATCTG GCACACCTCCATAGTTGTGCACAAGGATGAGTTCTACTTTGGCAGCGGCGGTATTTCCAGCTGTCCCCCA GGAGGGACATTGCTTGGGCCCCCAGACTCTGTGGTTGATGTGGGGAGCACAGAAGTCACAGAAGAACTCTTTCAGGAGTACCTGTCCTCCCTGGGGGAGTCTCTGTTCCG GAGAGAGGCCTACAACGTCTTTGAAAACAACTGTAACACCTTTACCAACGAAGTGGCACAGTTCCTGACCGGAAGGAAGATCCCTTCTTACATCACTGACCTTCCCTCTGAAATTCTATCCAC GCCCTTCGGACAGGCCCTGCGGCCCTTCCTGGACCCCGTCCAGATCCAGCCTCCTGGAGGGAGCCCCGTGGGCCGACCCAACGGCCAGAGCTAA